A single window of Achromobacter xylosoxidans DNA harbors:
- a CDS encoding DUF3577 domain-containing protein, whose product MNTTSNEKSYFDLHTSGIGYIQRVREVPVRGGRRAQPFLACTIAALVGPARDPSYRYFDVKVSGAEAKKLVQRYIGVDDPKQRPLVRFRLGDLWGDVYIRDKGEQKGQAAASLKARLLKAELIDRAELASIEQHELITRGIGYLNRVKDVTPKAGDSFLSCTVAALAGPVDEPEYRYFDTIVATPEAEHLVRRCVQAVEGDRKVLIAFRLNDMKIDPYIRTKGEHAGEPAASLESTLVHIGLIKIDGTQVYPTSQAQAEAPPAEDASASEADDAIDTATEPAEREPEAQVQEQEPALAASF is encoded by the coding sequence ATGAACACCACGTCCAACGAGAAATCGTATTTCGACCTCCACACCTCGGGCATCGGCTACATCCAGCGTGTCCGTGAAGTGCCCGTCCGGGGCGGCCGCCGTGCGCAGCCTTTCCTGGCATGCACCATCGCCGCGCTGGTCGGCCCCGCCCGGGACCCCAGCTACCGCTACTTCGACGTCAAGGTCTCGGGTGCCGAGGCCAAGAAGCTCGTTCAGCGCTACATCGGCGTTGACGATCCCAAGCAGCGCCCGCTGGTGCGCTTTCGCCTCGGTGACCTGTGGGGCGATGTGTACATCCGCGACAAGGGTGAGCAGAAGGGTCAGGCCGCCGCGTCCCTCAAGGCGCGACTGCTCAAGGCCGAACTGATCGACCGGGCCGAACTGGCTTCGATCGAGCAGCACGAGTTGATCACCCGCGGCATCGGCTATCTCAATCGTGTGAAGGACGTCACCCCAAAAGCTGGCGACTCGTTCCTCTCTTGCACCGTCGCGGCACTGGCCGGGCCTGTCGATGAACCGGAGTATCGGTACTTCGACACCATCGTCGCCACCCCGGAAGCCGAGCACCTGGTTCGCCGGTGCGTTCAGGCCGTCGAGGGTGACCGCAAGGTGCTGATCGCCTTCCGTCTGAACGACATGAAGATCGATCCGTACATCCGCACCAAGGGTGAGCACGCCGGGGAACCGGCCGCCAGCCTGGAATCGACGCTGGTCCACATCGGTCTCATCAAGATCGACGGCACCCAGGTCTATCCGACGAGCCAGGCGCAAGCCGAGGCGCCGCCGGCCGAAGACGCATCCGCGTCCGAAGCCGACGATGCCATCGACACGGCCACCGAGCCCGCCGAGCGCGAGCCCGAGGCGCAAGTCCAGGAGCAGGAGCCGGCATTGGCTGCTTCGTTCTGA
- a CDS encoding Tn3 family transposase, which yields MNAYSRANRRIYAALSDPLSATHRHRLDDLLKRHDNGKTTWLAWLRQSPVKPNSRHILEHIERLKAWQALDLPSGIERSVHQNRLLKIAREGGQMTPADLAKFEAQRRYATLVRSPSRAWPPSPTKSSTCTTASWASCSTLPSTSISSSSRRPARRSTPRCGWPPRSSRAR from the coding sequence ATGAACGCCTACAGCCGCGCCAACCGCCGCATCTACGCGGCCTTGTCCGATCCCCTGTCGGCCACCCACCGGCACCGCCTCGACGATCTGCTCAAGCGCCACGACAACGGCAAGACGACCTGGCTGGCCTGGCTGCGCCAGTCGCCCGTCAAGCCGAACTCGCGCCACATACTCGAACACATCGAGCGCCTCAAAGCCTGGCAGGCGCTCGACCTGCCTTCCGGCATCGAGCGGTCGGTGCACCAGAACCGCCTGCTCAAGATCGCCCGCGAAGGCGGCCAGATGACGCCCGCCGATCTGGCCAAGTTCGAGGCACAGCGCCGCTACGCGACCCTGGTGCGCTCGCCATCGAGGGCATGGCCACCGTCACCGACGAAATCATCGACCTGCACGACCGCATCCTGGGCAAGCTGTTCAACGCTGCCAAGCACAAGCATCAGCAGCAGTTCCAGGCGTCCGGCAAGGCGATCAACGCCAAGGTGCGGCTGGCCACCTCGATCAAGCAGGGCACGGTGA